The following are from one region of the Aspergillus chevalieri M1 DNA, chromosome 1, nearly complete sequence genome:
- a CDS encoding C2HC-type zinc finger protein (COG:S;~EggNog:ENOG410PZ3X;~InterPro:IPR032567,IPR001878,IPR036875;~go_function: GO:0003676 - nucleic acid binding [Evidence IEA];~go_function: GO:0008270 - zinc ion binding [Evidence IEA]): MPTYEVPTTSDHEESASSAEPEIVHSPGTPSTMSQGNDSDNTHQRPRQILPDPEVFRGDIASYQNFKHLLKAKLHVDRKALGGPYECLWYAYGRLSGNAASHILPWMIANADSPTAVNDDTVTRLFEHLDFNYMDKELQRKAMYNLSTLKQGSKTINELLATFDRYLMEAGQQNQPDNMKIFWLENTLNDDIFNRLVNAPTCNTFSEYCVQLQGIYDRHQKYQQRSAEHRRTPNQRAATPMFPPLAAPSTATPTQADPMEWEPTISRARNPQRKRARWVSGKEIERRKQEGCCFRCGSAGHQISQCPFLPAQRPAARVAEFTAEDVTDAVLEDTQATPVPDVPSGKA; encoded by the coding sequence ATGCCCACATACGAGGTCCCTACCACCAGTGACCACGAAGAATCCGCATCGAGCGCTGAACCAGAAATTGTACACTCACCGGGGACCCCAAGCACTATGAGCCAAGGGAATGATAGCGATAACACGCACCAGCGTCCCCGACAGATCCTGCCTGATCCTGAGGTGTTTAGGGGAGATATTGCTTCCTATCAGAACttcaaacatctcctgaaaGCGAAACTTCACGTTGACAGGAAAGCTCTGGGTGGTCCCTATGAATGCCTCTGGTATGCTTATGGACGATTGTCTGGCAATGCGGCTAGCCATATTCTCCCATGGATGATTGCCAACGCCGATTCTCCCACTGCGGTAAACGACGATACAGTGACCAGACTCTTCGAACATCTTGATTTCAACTACATGGACAAGGAACTCCAGAGGAAAGCAATGTACAACCTCAGCACATTGAAACAAGGCAGCAAAACCATCAATGAACTGCTCGCAACCTTTGACCGTTATTTGATGGAAGCCGGCCAACAGAATCAGCCTGACAATATGAAGATCTTTTGGTTGGAAAATACCCTCAATGACGATATATTCAATCGGCTTGTTAACGCTCCTACCTGCAATACATTTAGCGAATACTGTGTTCAACTCCAGGGTATCTATGACAGGCACCAGAAATACCAACAGCGCTCTGCAGAACACCGACGCACCCCTAATCAACGAGCAGCCACACCTATGTTTCCTCCTCTGGCAGCCCCTTCCACGGCTACTCCCACGCAGGCTGACCCCATGGAGTGGGAGCCCACCATTTCCCGTGCACGAAACCCCCAACGCAAACGGGCACGATGGGTTAGTGGTAAAGAGATTGAGCGCCGGAAACAGGAAGGATGCTGTTTCCGATGCGGCTCTGCTGGCCATCAGATTAGCCAGTGTCCCTTTCTTCCTGCACAACGTCCTGCAGCTAGAGTTGCTGAATTCACTGCAGAAGATGTTACAGATGCTGTCCTGGAAGATACTCAAGCCACACCAGTCCCTGATGTACCTTCGGGAAAAGCCTAA
- a CDS encoding uncharacterized protein (TransMembrane:1 (i67-86o)), with protein MASRAASETASFLFPALNLFTTNPSCPFALGVSCTGNGGLPLHGVSLRGSSRGRGCQRRKHRCGCSLIRGASVFCRALLVFLVPVIDTLELNTVFAKCIAGRSVNKPIEYIVIEGIFQPKDLHIVRLILLAGFHQITVKGCEQFIDGFAALFQCAEVVHCFPLEFLVHVVEIKMFEESGHCIVVYRSGRIGVGNHPWENMASRIARQSSISIPEAFIGTTQSFPVNVKFRFQEMFEVLIGSNISPKHLRIRQDLSGTLVRVIAIIPLAHSAWGPR; from the coding sequence ATGGCCAGCAGAGCCGCATCGGAAACAGCATCCTTCCTGTTTCCGGCGCTCAATCTCTTTACCACTAACCCATCGTGCCCGTTTGCGTTGGGGGTTTCGTGCACGGGAAATGGTGGGCTCCCACTCCATGGGGTCAGCCTGCGTGGGAGTAGCCGTGGAAGGGGCTGCCAGAGGAGGAAACATAGGTGTGGCTGCTCGTTGATTAGGGGTGCGTCGGTGTTCTGCAGAGCGCTGTTGGTATTTCTGGTGCCTGTCATAGATACCCTGGAGTTGAACACAGTATTCGCTAAATGTATTGCAGGTAGGAGCGTTAACAAGCCGATTGAATATATCGTCATTGAGGGTATTTTCCAACCAAAAGATCTTCATATTGTCAGGCTGATTCTGTTGGCCGGCTTCCATCAAATAACGGTCAAAGGTTGCGAGCAGTTCATTGATGGTTTTGCTGCCTTGTTTCAATGTGCTGAGGTTGTACATTGCTTTCCTCTGGAGTTCCTTGTCCATGTAGTTGAAATCAAGATGTTCGAAGAGTCTGGTCACTGTATCGTCGTTTACCGCAGTGGGAGAATCGGCGTTGGCAATCATCCATGGGAGAATATGGCTAGCCGCATTGCCAGACAATCGTCCATAAGCATACCAGAGGCATTCATAGGGACCACCCAGAGCTTTCCTGTCAACGTGAAGTTTCGCtttcaggagatgtttgaaGTTCTGATAGGAAGCAATATCTCCCCTAAACACCTCAGGATCAGGCAGGATCTGTCGGGGACGCTGGTGCGTGTTATCGCTATCATTCCCTTGGCTCATAGTGCTTGGGGTCCCCGGTGA
- a CDS encoding uncharacterized protein (COG:S;~EggNog:ENOG410Q05F;~InterPro:IPR012337) encodes MLAALNSSMDKLREYYALTCNKELGELYAIGTILSPQNKLQYFQTKDWKDQKIDYAALYRESLNDWIKPYRLSETQQPPLQIQKSTHSNMLSLLLSENQTEMPAPTVQGEIDRYCDSATLPNGTCPRQFWKHHEAEYPTLAALA; translated from the exons ATGCTTGCAGCACTGAATTCATCTATGGATAAACTGCGTGAATACTACGCCCTAACATGCAACAAGGAGCTTGGTGAGCTTTATGCAATTGGGACTATTCTTTCACCTCAGAATAAGCTCCAATATTTCCAAACAAAGGATTGGAAGGATCAGAAAATCGACTATGCAGCCCTCTATCGTGAGAGTCTTAATGATTGGATCAAACCCTACCGGCTCTCTGAGACTCAACAACCTCCATTGCAAATTCAGAAATCAACCCATTCCAATATGCTTTCCTTACTACTTTCTGAAAACCAAACAGAGATGCCAGCACCTACCGTCCAAGGTGAAATTGATCGGTACTGTGATAGTG CAACACTACCTAATGGAACCTGCCCTCGGCAGTTCTGGAAGCATCATGAGGCTGAGTACCCAACTCTAGCAGCTCTTGCCTGA